CGTCTCGGGATGACTGAGCTCCCGACCGCTGTCTCCCTGGCAGAAGCATCCAGCGACCGACTGCTGGCTGCCGGTCGGGAGGCCGTCGAACGGGTAGGTGAGCCGGGTGAGGACCTCTGGGTCCTGATGGGGCTGCTGGCGCGAGCGCAGGGCTTTCACGAGGGGGCTGTTCGGGCCGTCAAGGACGACAACCCCGGGCGAGCACTCTGAGGGCCGTGTCATGGATTCCCCAAGCAGGTGTCATCTCGAGCCCGCGGGGGAGGCGAAGATCTTCAATGCGTGAGGTCGACCGTCAGGTGGCGAGCCGGGCAACCCAGAGCTCTTCGGCCGGCCACCTTGACGCCCACTCGGCAGTGGCGATGTCGTAGTACTCGTGGTCGGCCGATCCCGGGGGCGCGTAGAGCTCGTGAAGCGCGTCGACGACGAAGCCATTGCGGCGCAGAACGCCGATCCAGTCGCCGTGCGATGGGTGCCGTTCGACGCCGCCGCCCGACCACGCGATCCGGTACGTCTCGCGCTGGCCCCGCAGCAGACGGTCGCCGGCTGGACCCTCGTTGGCAGGGACGCACAGCGCTGACAGCAGGCTGTTCGTGAGGAACACCAGTCGCCCGCCCGGCCTGAGGATCCGGGCGGCCTCGGACACCCAAAGCTCGGGATCACACCAGGCCGCGACCCCATGCTCGCTCAGCACCAGGTCGAATCGCGCGGGAGCGAACGGCACCCGCTGCGCGTCGGCCTGGATGATCGGGAACGTGGGACCGTAGGTCTCTTGGCAGCGCTGTGCCGTACGCAGCTGGTCGGACGACAAGTCAAGAGCGACCACGCGAGCGCCGTGTCGGCGCAGCCAGGACGAGAAGTACGCCGTGCCGCATGCGAGCTCGACGACGTCGAGCCCCTCGACGTGGTCGAGCGCGCCGAGGTCGCGATCGGGAACGCCGAACAACCCCCACCGCACGTCGTCGGCGGTCCAGGCGCTATCGGCGGCTGAGTCGGTGAACTGCTCGTTGAGAACGGACCATAGGTCGCGGTTGCGTGCGAGGTCGTCGTCCTGCTCCCGATCGCCCACAGTCGCAGGCTAGAGGACCACCTGCTGCGCTCGGTCCAGTAGTCGTCCACGACAACCGGCTGAGGGGAGCCTGCGGTGAGCGGATTCACCGGCCTCTTCGACCAGCGCGCAGTCCTAGTCAGGCGACCGCTTAGGTCGGGTCTCCCATCCCGGCCCAGTTCGACGGCGCCGACTATGGTGGCCAGGTGGCCAGGCGTGTGTGCGCACGGACACCCGGAGCACCTCGGTGCGGCCGTGCCGCCCGGCAGAGTCGACGGCTCAGCCGGCGACAGGGGCGTCGCGCAGCAACCGCCGCAGGATCTTGCCGGACGCCGACTTAGGAACGGCGTCGATAAAGTGGACCTCGCCGAGACGCTTGTAGTGGGCCACCTGGTCGGCCACGAACGCCTTGATCTCGTCCTCGGTGGCCTGGTGGCCGTCCCTGAGGACCACGTAGCCGACCGGGACCTCACCGGCCTCGTCGTCCGGGCGGCCCACGACGGCGGCGTCCGCGACGGCCGGGTGGGTGAGGAGCAGCGACTCCAGCTCGGCGGGTGGCACCTGGAAGCCCTTGTACTTGATCAGCTCCTTCAGCCGGTCTACGACGTACACGTGCCCGTCGGCGTCGATGTGCCCGATGTCGCCCGTGCGCAGCCAGCCGCCGGCATCGAGAGTGCTGGCGGTTGCCGTCGGGTTGTTCAGGTAGCCCTTCATCACCTGCGGACCGCGGATCCACAGCTCGCCATCGGCGTGGACCCCGAGGTCCTCCCCGGAGGTGGGGTCGACGATGCGCAGCTCGGTGTTGGGCGCGGTCAGCCCGACCGAACCTGGCTTGAACTGCCCTGGCGGGGTCAGGTGGGACACCGGGGACATCTCGGTCATGCCGTAGCCCTGAACCACCTCACAGCCGAGCCGGGTACCCGCCTCGACCGCGAGTTCGGCGGACAACGGCGCCGCACCGCTGAACACCTGCTCCAACGCCGACAGGTCGTAGCTGTCCACGAGCGGGTGCTTGGCCAGGGCCACCACGATGGGTGGGGCGACGAACGACCGGGTGATGCGGTGGTCCACGTGCAGCTGCAGGAACTGCTCCAGGTCGAACCGGGGCATGGTGATGATTGTCGCGCCAGCGCGAAGGCCGGTGTTCATCAGCACCTGCATCCCGTAGATGTGGAAGAAGGGCAGCACGGCGATGAACTTCTCGTCGGGACGGACCTGCGCCGGGACCAGCACCTGTGCGATGTTCGCGATCAGGTTGCGATGGGTGAGCATGACCCCTTTGTTCAGGCCGGTCGTGCCTGAGCTGTACGGCAGGACGACGAGGTCGTCCGGTGCGACGGGCACCTGCTCCGCCAGGGGCGGGCCCATCAGCTCCGAAAGCGGCCGGGCATCGCTGCCTTCGGGGGGGTCACCGATGACGTAGATCTCGGACACGCCGGTGCCGGCCACCGCCGCGACGACGACGTCCAGGAAGGGTGTCACCGTGATGAGCATCCGGGCGTTCGAGTCGAGCAGCTGGTGGTGCACCTCGCGCTCGGTGTACGTCGGGTTGATCGTGGTGATCACCCCGCCGGCCATGGCCACCCCGTGGAACACCACCGCGAACTCGGGCAGGTTGGGCGCCATGAGCCCGACGACGTCGCCCTTGGCGAAGGCGTGCGCGACCAACCCCCCGGCCAGCGACCGGACCGCACCAGACAGCTGCGCGTAGGTCAGCGTCCGACCCGAGGGACCGTCGACGAGAGCGGGTTTGTCGCCGAGACCTTCCGCCGCAAGCAGGACGTACTCGGTCAGCGGCACATCCGGGATCTCGACGTCCGGCAGCAGGCTGGCGTGGATCATCGGGCTCTCCTCGGTCGACAAGACGCGTGCGTGCGCAGATTCTGTCGGCCGCGGCCGGCTCCCGCCACCCCATTCCGGCCCGTGGCCTCAGTCACCCACGGTCCTGTGGTTCCGATGGTCCTTGTGATCGCCGACCGGTACCTGCCCCCAGTAGCGCCGTTCCGGCCATGTCCTGCACTTCGTGTCTGACCGAGATCGGGCGGCCTCGGCCAACATCTGGCTTGCGGCGTTCGGCGCTACGCCGGATGCGCTGGCAGGGCGATCTTGGCCGCCCCAACGGTGAGCGTGATCGGCTTCGACGGGAGATCGACGACGTCGGCTACCCGGGGAGTTCCTGGAGTGCCCACGAGTTCCCGTCCGGGTCGCTGAAGTACGCGTACTTGACGCCTCCCATGTCGTTCACCCCTGAGACGTCGACGCCCTTGCCCAAGAGCATTGTGCGGGCCGCCTCGACATCGTCGACCACGAGGTGCAGGCCGAGGACGCGCCCGGCGTCGGGATCACTGATGCCCACCCCGACGACGATCGAGCACGCTGAGCCGGGAGGAGTCAACTGGACGACCCGCATCCCGTTGCCGGGCTGGATGTCGTGGTCGAGGTTGAATCCCACCCGGTCGACGTAGAACTGCTTGCTTCGGTCTACGTCGGTCGTGGGAAGGGGTACGAGCTCCAGGCGCATGTCCATCGTGCTGGCTCCTCGGTGTGGCTCGAGATCGTCAAGGGTGTGCTGTTCGGACCGAAGGCGCGTTCCTTCCCGACTGAGCGCCCGGCGGCGATCAAGAGCATCGCATGCGGTCCTGACAGGTTGCTGCTTCGGGAGTGGGCGAATGGCCGGTGCAGCGCGCAGGTGTCATAGAACGCAGGATCGCCGCGCCGCGCTCTGAGGTGCCATGTCGCCTGGCGCTGAACCCTGCTTGGTGCCAAGCGGGTCAGCGGCTCGATACTGAGGCAGCACATACTGCCGGACCACCCCGCCCGTCAACGGCATCCGGGGCGGTCACGACGAGCGTTGTGAGCGATGGAGACACGATGAGCAAGGCCACGAGGACGGACACCGAGTCGCCTGCGCTGCACGTGGCCGACAGCCACGATCTGATCCGCGTGCATGGCGCACGCGAGAACAACCTCAAGGACGTCAGCGTCGAGATCCCGAAGCGCCGGCTGACGGTGTTCACCGGCGTCTCCGGCTCGGGCAAGAGCTCGCTGGTGTTCGACACAATCGCCGCGGAGTCGCAGCGGATGATCAACGAGACCTACAGCGCCTTCGTGCAAGGGTTCATGCCGACGCTGGCGCGGCCGGACGTCGATGTGCTCGACGGGCTGACGACGGCGATCATCGTCGACCAGGAGCGGATGGGCGCCAACGCCCGTTCCACCGTCGGCACCGCGACCGACGCCAACGCGATGCTGCGGATCATCTTCAGCCGGCTCGGGCAGCCGCACATCGGCTCGCCCCAGGCGTTCTCCTTCAACGTCGCCTCGGCCCACGGTGCCGGGGCGATCACCGTCGAGCGTGGGTCCAGCAAGGCGGTGCGACGGGACTTCTCCATCACCGGCGGCATGTGTCCGCGTTGCGAGGGCATGGGCAGCGTGACCGACTTCGACCTGTCTGCGCTGTACGACGACAGCAAGTCCCTCAACGAGGGTGCGCTCACGATCCCCGGCTACAGCGTCGACGGCTGGTATGGACGTATCTTCAGCGGCTGCGGCTTCTTCGACCCAGACAAGCCGATCCGCGAGTTCACCACGACCGAGCTGCACGACTTGCTCCACAAGGAGCCGACCAAGATCAAGGTCGACAACATCAACCTGACCTACGAGGGCCTGATCCCGAGGATGCAGAAGTCGTTCCTGTCCAAGGACGTCGCCGCACTGCAGCCGCATGTCCGCGCCTTCGTTGAGCGGGCGGTGACGTTCACCGACTGTCCTGAGTGCGGCGGCACCCGGCTCAGCGCGGCGGCTCGGTCGTCGAGGATCGACGGTCTCAACATCGCGGACACCTGCGCGATGCAGATCAGCGATCTCGCCGAATGGGTTCGAGGGAGGGACGAGCCGTCGGTCGCACCGCTGCTGGCGGCGCTGCAGCAGACCCTCGAATCGTTCGTCGACATCGGGCTCGGCTACCTGAGCCTCGAGCGGCCGTCGGGCACGCTGTCCGGCGGCGAGGCGCAGCGCACCAAGATGATCCGTCACCTGGGATCCTCCCTCACCGACGTCACCTATGTCTTCGACGAGCCGACGATCGGCATGCACCCCCACGACATCGTTCGGATGAACGACCTGCTGCTGCGCCTGCGCGACAAGGGCAACACCGTCCTGGTCGTCGAGCACAAGCCGGAGGCGATCGCGATCGCCGACCACGTCGTCGACCTGGGCCCCGGTGCAGGCACTGCCGGCGGTGAGGTGGTGTTCGAGGGCACCGTCGAGGGGCTGCGGACCAGCGGCACCCTCACCGGGCGGCACCTGGACGACCGCGCTTCCCTGAAGCCGTCGGTGCGGACGCCGTCGGGGGTGCTGGAGGTGCGCGGCGCCAGCACCCACAACCTGCGGGACGTCGACACCGACATCCCGCTCGGCGTGCTGGCGGTGGTGACCGGCGTGGCAGGGTCGGGGAAGAGCTCACTCATCCACGGCTCGGTGTCGGGCCGGGTGGGGGTGGTCTCGGTCGACCAGGCGGCGATCAAGGGCTCGCGGCGCAGCAACCCGGCGACGTACACCGGACTGCTCGACCCGATCCGCAAGGCGTTCGCGAAGGCCAACGGCGTGAAGCCGGCGCTGTTCAGCGCCAACTCCGAGGGCGCGTGCCCGACCTGCAACGGCGCCGGCGTCATCTATACCGACCTGGCGATGATGGCGGGGGTCACGACGGTCTGCGAGGAGTGCGAGGGCCGGCGGTTCCAGGCGTCGGTGCTGGAGTACCGGCTCGGGGGCCGCGACATCAGCGAGGTGCTCGCGATGCCGGTGACCGAGGCCAAGGTGTTCTTCGGCACAGGCGAGGCGCGTACACCGGCCGCGCACACCATCCTCGGACGGCTCGCCGACGTCGGGCTCGGCTATCTCAGCCTCGGGCAGCCGCTCACGACGCTGTCCGGCGGTGAGCGACAGCGGCTCAAGCTGGCCACCCACCTGGGCGAGAAGGGTGGCGTCTACGTCCTGGACGAGCCGACCACCGGCCTGCACCTCGCCGACGTCGAGCAGCTGCTCGGCCTGCTCGACCGGCTCGTCGACTCCGGGAAGTCGCTCATCGTCGTCGAGCACCACCAGGCGGTCATGGCGCATGCCGACTGGATCATCGACCTCGGCCCCGGTGCCGGCCACGACGGTGGCCGGATCGTCTTCGAGGGCACACCCGCCGACCTCGTCGCCGCCCGCTCCACCCTCACCGGCGAGCACCTCGCGGCCTACGTCGGGACTACCGGAAGCGACGTGCTGAACCGGTGGCGGACGCCGGCCTGACGTCCGTGTGGCACCTCGGGGGGTCAGCGCCGACAGTCCGCGCCGGTGAGCTCGCCGAGCTCGGCCAGCAGCGCCGTGCTGATCTCGAGCAGCTCCGGGACGACGTCTGGGTCGACCATCACAGTGATGGTGAGGGCTCCTGCGTACGACAGCACGGCGAAGGCAACCGTGGCGTTGCCCTGGATGCCGGAGACCGGGATGACTGCGGTCACCGGCGCCCGCATGAACGTCATCGGGTTGGCTGGCCCGCGCAGGTTCGTCACGAACGTGTTGACCAGCCGCTGGTGGTTGACGAACCAGCCGAGCAGGCCCGCCGCTGCCAACGCGCGGAAGACAGGCTGCAGCAGCGCCGCTGACGCGCCCGGCGTCTGCGTCTTGTGGGCCCGGGTGATGGCTGCGACGGCCGCCAGTCGCTCTTCAGGGCGTCCGCTGGTCGGCAACGACACCGGGACGGCGCCCACCCTGGTTGCCCACCTCGACCGGGCCGGTCGTGGCTCGTGCCGACATGGGTACCGACACGACCAGCCTCGGCAGCGTCTCTCCTCGTCCGGCGAGCAGTGCCACGAGCGCGCCGGTGACTGCAGTGAGGACGACGTTGTTCACCGTCGCACCGTGGGCATGGGCGGCGTCGACGACCGAGGCCAAGTCCACGCTGACGACACGGATCGCGCGTCGAGACCCGGTGGGTCGGTTCAGTGCCGTGTGCGGGGCGGCAGCCGACCGCGACGCGCCGAGCTGGGCCGCAGCCGCGCGGAGCCGCCGCAGCTGGGCCGGCACTCTGGCGGGGGCGCTCAACCGATCCGTCCAGGCGTCCGAGGCCAGCGCGCGCCGGGACGGCGCGGCACGGGGTCGTCGG
The Actinomycetes bacterium genome window above contains:
- a CDS encoding class I SAM-dependent methyltransferase, which encodes MGDREQDDDLARNRDLWSVLNEQFTDSAADSAWTADDVRWGLFGVPDRDLGALDHVEGLDVVELACGTAYFSSWLRRHGARVVALDLSSDQLRTAQRCQETYGPTFPIIQADAQRVPFAPARFDLVLSEHGVAAWCDPELWVSEAARILRPGGRLVFLTNSLLSALCVPANEGPAGDRLLRGQRETYRIAWSGGGVERHPSHGDWIGVLRRNGFVVDALHELYAPPGSADHEYYDIATAEWASRWPAEELWVARLAT
- a CDS encoding 4-coumarate--CoA ligase family protein, whose translation is MIHASLLPDVEIPDVPLTEYVLLAAEGLGDKPALVDGPSGRTLTYAQLSGAVRSLAGGLVAHAFAKGDVVGLMAPNLPEFAVVFHGVAMAGGVITTINPTYTEREVHHQLLDSNARMLITVTPFLDVVVAAVAGTGVSEIYVIGDPPEGSDARPLSELMGPPLAEQVPVAPDDLVVLPYSSGTTGLNKGVMLTHRNLIANIAQVLVPAQVRPDEKFIAVLPFFHIYGMQVLMNTGLRAGATIITMPRFDLEQFLQLHVDHRITRSFVAPPIVVALAKHPLVDSYDLSALEQVFSGAAPLSAELAVEAGTRLGCEVVQGYGMTEMSPVSHLTPPGQFKPGSVGLTAPNTELRIVDPTSGEDLGVHADGELWIRGPQVMKGYLNNPTATASTLDAGGWLRTGDIGHIDADGHVYVVDRLKELIKYKGFQVPPAELESLLLTHPAVADAAVVGRPDDEAGEVPVGYVVLRDGHQATEDEIKAFVADQVAHYKRLGEVHFIDAVPKSASGKILRRLLRDAPVAG
- a CDS encoding VOC family protein, whose amino-acid sequence is MDMRLELVPLPTTDVDRSKQFYVDRVGFNLDHDIQPGNGMRVVQLTPPGSACSIVVGVGISDPDAGRVLGLHLVVDDVEAARTMLLGKGVDVSGVNDMGGVKYAYFSDPDGNSWALQELPG
- a CDS encoding excinuclease ABC subunit UvrA; this encodes MSKATRTDTESPALHVADSHDLIRVHGARENNLKDVSVEIPKRRLTVFTGVSGSGKSSLVFDTIAAESQRMINETYSAFVQGFMPTLARPDVDVLDGLTTAIIVDQERMGANARSTVGTATDANAMLRIIFSRLGQPHIGSPQAFSFNVASAHGAGAITVERGSSKAVRRDFSITGGMCPRCEGMGSVTDFDLSALYDDSKSLNEGALTIPGYSVDGWYGRIFSGCGFFDPDKPIREFTTTELHDLLHKEPTKIKVDNINLTYEGLIPRMQKSFLSKDVAALQPHVRAFVERAVTFTDCPECGGTRLSAAARSSRIDGLNIADTCAMQISDLAEWVRGRDEPSVAPLLAALQQTLESFVDIGLGYLSLERPSGTLSGGEAQRTKMIRHLGSSLTDVTYVFDEPTIGMHPHDIVRMNDLLLRLRDKGNTVLVVEHKPEAIAIADHVVDLGPGAGTAGGEVVFEGTVEGLRTSGTLTGRHLDDRASLKPSVRTPSGVLEVRGASTHNLRDVDTDIPLGVLAVVTGVAGSGKSSLIHGSVSGRVGVVSVDQAAIKGSRRSNPATYTGLLDPIRKAFAKANGVKPALFSANSEGACPTCNGAGVIYTDLAMMAGVTTVCEECEGRRFQASVLEYRLGGRDISEVLAMPVTEAKVFFGTGEARTPAAHTILGRLADVGLGYLSLGQPLTTLSGGERQRLKLATHLGEKGGVYVLDEPTTGLHLADVEQLLGLLDRLVDSGKSLIVVEHHQAVMAHADWIIDLGPGAGHDGGRIVFEGTPADLVAARSTLTGEHLAAYVGTTGSDVLNRWRTPA
- a CDS encoding WS/DGAT domain-containing protein, with protein sequence MSLPTSGRPEERLAAVAAITRAHKTQTPGASAALLQPVFRALAAAGLLGWFVNHQRLVNTFVTNLRGPANPMTFMRAPVTAVIPVSGIQGNATVAFAVLSYAGALTITVMVDPDVVPELLEISTALLAELGELTGADCRR